The nucleotide window AGGTCCCCCGACCTTAACGAAGAAAACACGTGTTGTTTTGGACGGGCAGTTACAAATGTTGTCTAATGCGGAGGACTCGTCGGTTCTCAACGCTGGCTTGCAGCCTGATTTCATACACAGGCCACGGAAAATAAAGACATCCACACAAGAACTCCTTTGTCTCGACAGTTTCCCTATTTCAGTCTTCAACAAACCTCGAGAGTCACAGAGGTCCAGATGAGGTGTTGAATGTCACCACCCAGCCCTCCACGGAGCCTCAGCTAGCCGAGAACAAAATAAGCGCCAGCTTTCTTTTTCGCATGTGTTCAACACACCGCATTCAAGTGTCTGATGTCGCAAGCAAGCAGGATGACCCACAATGCAATAACTGTGGAGAAATTCGGTTTTACAGCAACAGTGAGGCTCACTGATGCTTCGTTTTTggacaatggagctctatggcaagGGGGATTAGGGTATATCGGCCAATAACCGTTAGTAGGAGACAttcgttgttggttttggtcttttcgcGGGATTCTTACTTTATTCTTGAAGCATCACCGCAAACTTCGATCTGAGTCACGCAATGCTGAGAATTTCAGAGGAAGCACCTTCAGGAGAGAAATGCTGTGtggtttctctttttgtctttgttctgtgtgtgtagaACGTTCAAGAGCAGATCCTGAGACTCGATGTGGGACTGCACCTGGCGGTTTCCCGCAACCCGAAGACCATGCAGGGCGTAGCTACCCTGCTGCTGGCCGTGGACAGGATGAAAAAGTCCCTAACTAGCAGGGGCCGGGAGCTCAGTGACGACGAGCTCTGCGGTGCGATCATGGACAGCCTGATGGACGGTGGGCCGCCACAGAACACATGCTGACGTTTCACACCATTACATGCTCCTCTGAAAGGCGATAAAAGAGCCAAAGTGAAACAAGGACgtccaggttctgttcaaggggGAGGAAAACCTCGTTCAAAATCCCActcacatttttacataacTAATAATCCAGCTTTGGAACAAAACCTTACTCAACTCATGTGTTTCATTCCATATTTTTAGATAAGCACAgtaatggggggaaaaaaaagattaaaacagaaatatttattaaatatttctgtttatagTGGAGCCCTAGACCAAGGAGCAAGCAGTTCCTTTCAACCATGGGCCAGCTTTTACTCAGCACTGTCCACTGGAGGGCCGCCGTAGTTTTACAGGCGCGGAAGTGTTTGAggattttatttactttcagTTCTTTCCGGGATTGTATTCGAATGCAGATGTAATTTTTCCATTTAGGAAGCGAAGAGCTAACAGAGCTACAGCATCTTATTTAATACTCATTTGGCAAAAAAGGACTCAACATcgtgggttttcttttttttttaatagcaggCTGTTTCTTTTAGCCTGCAAATTGTTGAGTATAATTTGatgttaaaatgtcacatttatatTTAGTCACATTTATTGGGATTTACACAAGTCTTGTATGTATATTGTTTCCTACAACAGATTTAGGAGAAATGATGTCAAAGCTTTTATGCaaactgtaaaagtgaaacCTTCAGCTTTTGTTGAGGGGCCAGATGTTTTTGTTGGAGGGCTGGATTTGGTCCAAGGGCCGCTATCTGCCCACCGCTGCCCGAGGACCATCACGGGTTAAACATCACGGCACCTGCTGTAGGGGAGATTATTTGTCTTCAGGCTTCATTTATTTCCAGTAATGAAGAAAACGAGCGACCGCTCAGGGTCACAGCGGCTCGTGAAACGGAGGCCAGACCGGATGCGACGGCGTGACCTCGTCGAGagtttacactttttttttccccgaaaGCTGCTAACGCCTCATTCCTCCCCCTCCACAGAAACGATCGTCAAGACGGTCGAGAACTTCTCCACAGGTGAGAGAAAAATTACCTTCCAACGTGTCAACAGTGTGAGGGAGTGCACTCTGTGCGACACCACAAAGAAAGATGTCATCTACGCATCGGGAGAGTTAAAACTGCAGGCCGTCACTCTGAAGGGAGGACAGGGCGATCGCAAAGGTACGAGGACCACGAGTCCAACGATGaaaagtacattcactcaaaCGCTTgagtacttgagtattttcacttGGTTAGTTTATGGGGAAATGTAATGCTTTTGAATGCACTGACAGATACAGTCGCTTAGCAAATTAagattttccattaaaaaaagattataaaacataacacagtgttaaaaatgaaaccagtggtttccaaccaaTTGGAGCTCCTCGTCACGTTTCAGAGGCCTGTGACCTGCTTTCACTTCCACCAAGGAGACGTTTCCACGCTCAACTTCTTAACTGATTTGACTTAAATAGGTGCTTGAGGCCCAAAGGTGTAAAACTGTCCAGcatgtcacaaaaaaacaaaaactttagagaaaagtacaaaaaaaaaaagaaatttgtgtatcagaaatttgtgttttcttctttgctctCCCGTTAATCATGTCccgacccctcagatttacctGGTGTCCCTTCGCAGGGGGCCCGACCCCCTAGCTTTGGAACCACTGAACTAAACGAGCTAACTGTGTATAAAGTAGTCAAAACTGCCGCGAGCAGCCGCAATGCTAAGATGCCAATAAAACGTCTGTGCTGttagattttgaatgcagtatTTTGACAttgctgctacttttacttgagtcaaggatttgaatacttcttccTCCACGtttctctgccccccccctccagtgAATTTTCGACTGTCGAGGTACATCACTGCCTGCGTCTCTCCGGATGATGGTCAGAGTGTCGTCCTGTCAATAACCAACCAAAACCTGCACATTTCCTGTTCTATGAACGGCGACAAGGCTGAGCTGAATCTGGAGGTGtataagagaaaaaagaaaaaaatctctcacacactctcacactcaatGGCGGGGAGGCAACAACTCAGGGGGAAGTTGTGGCTCATTTGATGTGATGTGTGAGGCTTctttaaaaatagataaatatacagcggggtccaaaagtctgtatgttttaataatatatatatactaaaGAAAGTTTTCAGGTACTTGcactgtacttgagtatttcctttttacGCTAATTTATACTTCAACtccgctacatttatttgacagctatagtcaTGTAgtcatgtttcactgttttattacaaataaaactaagGAACTGTTCACAGGGGCCACTTTCACTTtggatactttaagtacattttactgataaaaaGTTTTCATGATTTTGACTTTATGATTccaatttttgactttttttaaatctgtcacgAGAAGAGACATACGCCAGACATTTCTTCTTCGTCTCTCCTTGTGGCAGGAATGCACTGAGGAGGAATTGAGGAAGATCAGCAATGACGGACACATGGACCGCTTCCTCTTCTACAAGAGAACCACGGGGATCTCTCTGACCACGTTTGAGTCCGTCAAGTGCCGCGGCTGGTTCATCAGCACCTCCTACGAGCAAGAAAACCAGCCGGTGGAGATGTGCAAAGTGGACACTGCCCACCGTCTCACCTCCTTCGTGGTCAACATAGGCTGAAGGAGCCGTGTCCAGGGTTATGCTgcaagctttttttgttttcaaccttTATTCTACCTGACCACTAGATAGAGCAAAAACACCTGCTGTATGATAAAGCTATGTTCTCTGTGAGAGAGATATAACTAATAATTCAGTTAAAACTACTGTAACCTTATGGTCTTTTACTCTCTGGCACACTGCTGTGCAAACTGTATCTTCTTTGCTGGAGAACGTTGTAACAGGATATTCCTCAAAACTACTGATGtcatacacgtacacacacaatatatcaatatatatgtataaatatagtataagtatagtatatatttatagtataaatactttttcagtatttatctGTATTGTTATAGCCAATATGTTGACGACGTGAGCTCGTCACACAACACGTTTAACTGTAATGGGCTGAACATGCCTGGTTCTGTGAAAAAACAATCGTGATggttttctatattttctcttgttgtttgtttttatgtatttcaagTTTGTTCACGTTTGACCCGTTAGATTAAATAAAGTAGAGGCAGAACAACACAAGAagaggacaaaacaaacacacacacacacacaccgttttCAGGAGAATAAATGATTTttgcctgaaaacacacaggggTTTGTGGACTTTAATTAGCCCCGAGTAGTGTCTGCAGACTTTCCTAACAAACAACATCCACCAAGTAGGTGGCAGCTTGTATGTTGCTTGAGAGGCAAAAatccagggcaaaaaaaaaaaaaggccaatcaCTGCTTGTAAAGCTTAAAAGCTGTGAGTGCACGGAAATAAACTGAAGGCAGCTCAGGGGAACTTTAACGTTTCCAGCCTGTTGCTCTACAGGGTCAAACAGTCAGTGGGTCAGGAACCGAGCGCAGAGATAAAGATTTTATCAGCAGTAAACATTCACTGAGCGAACTGCAGTCTtcagatgccaaaaaaaatccGACGAAAGTTTCAGATTGAGAAAAATACCTTTACTAAACCCGTCCTCCAGAGGACGGCTCGGGGGTATAGCTGGAATGAAATGGATCTGGTCCCGCTGGAAACGTCAGCTGACAACACGTGATTTAATGCAACCGGGTTTCCTCATAATAAGAACCGGTAAGAAACCGTGATCGTACCACAccagaaaaacactttgttaCAAGgtcaaagtcctgcattcaacaTTAAGTTGAAGAACAGAGCTGTTAGGAGCCAAATGTAATTAAAGCATCAAAGGTAAAAATACTCACCACGCTTATTTGATGGGGTTTTATTAGATGACTGACTCCTGCAAACCTCTGTTCCTTTaaccaagtgaaaaaaaaatctgcgtTAAGcatattttagttttcaatttaattaacttttatttgaattttgactggatcagatttttttttttttttgctttttatctgATAACGTTAAGTTTGTATAACAATATTGACCGTTTTTTCTTAAAGTAAGGGGAGAAAAATCAGTTGTTGTAGTCaggttatttttgtctttaaatttaatcattttgaaattttttgagCTCGTTTAAAAAATGATCTAGAAAGGAATTTCTGTGGGACGCTAATTTAATTTCTCAATTTCATTCAGCGTGACTCGTTTACagggcttttgtttgtttttcattcttaatATTGAGTTTAGCCAGAGACACGTACCTCGAGGAAGTGACCAATTACAGAGGGTTGTTAGATTTTGTTAGGGAGAGGCTCTGCTGTCGAACCCGAGCAGCGATGCGGATTCTGCCGAGGGAGTTAATCCCCCACACAAAACAAGAGTGTTGCTCCCCGCTCAGTGGAGTATCAAAACCCTCGAGACAAACAGAGCCACTGCGACCCGCCATCCCGAATCGCCTCCGGAAGCCAGCGAAGCCCTTCTCATCTCAGGTGCCGCTTGCTGACCACTGTCAGGGGAACGTACGGCGAGGCACCAAAGACACCCCGGTATATATTCCACAGTGTCAGACGTGGATTCCTTCAAGGTAAAAACCATAAACCAAAGGTTTAGGTTTGAGTGTTTGGACATGGAGGTTTATCACAGGCCCAAGCCCACAGGAAACCCGCAGCGCAACCTCAGACGTATGGATCCACTTTGGACCGTGGCGCCGAGGCTCGTgtcaaagcaacacaagagaAGTGAGCTCATCGTTTTCGGAATAATACCAGCGCAACTGAGAACACATAGGATGCAGACGAATACACAGCAGCAACCGTAACTGTAGCTGTCAGACTAGTGCAGCAAAGCCTGGATGACCGGACCAGGAAAAGTGGGCAACcgcccaggggccccagactGCCAGGGGCCACGAAAGCCCCAGGTTTTCTACAGTTTACTTGGGTCTAAACTGATTGGTAAAAAATGTGCACCGCTGACGTAGTCTTGTGGTCCAGGCCTTGAAGGTCTACTTTTAGAGACCTTAATTTTTGAGTTTTATGTAACCGCATCATCGTCAATCagttaacacacacagaaaacctcgGGTTTCTTAATCATATCTTGTTTATGATCAATACGTCTGACAGTTATTGTCTTTCAATAACTAATTGTTCAGT belongs to Xiphias gladius isolate SHS-SW01 ecotype Sanya breed wild chromosome 20, ASM1685928v1, whole genome shotgun sequence and includes:
- the il1b gene encoding interleukin-1 beta, whose protein sequence is MYDSDLSQALESPLGSEETGSESCCFDTTNVQEQILRLDVGLHLAVSRNPKTMQGVATLLLAVDRMKKSLTSRGRELSDDELCGAIMDSLMDETIVKTVENFSTGERKITFQRVNSVRECTLCDTTKKDVIYASGELKLQAVTLKGGQGDRKVNFRLSRYITACVSPDDGQSVVLSITNQNLHISCSMNGDKAELNLEECTEEELRKISNDGHMDRFLFYKRTTGISLTTFESVKCRGWFISTSYEQENQPVEMCKVDTAHRLTSFVVNIG